Proteins from a single region of Verrucosispora sp. NA02020:
- a CDS encoding DUF2190 family protein: MAKNTVYMWTESLPLVCSSPATPQSGDPVLFGQLPGVALTNEDSNGVTTCALDGTFDLSVKGEGAGGNAAITAGAKVYYEAGQTPPLNVDATNGVYFGIAMAAVSSGATATIPVRVGY, from the coding sequence ATGGCGAAGAACACCGTGTACATGTGGACCGAGTCCCTGCCGCTCGTCTGCTCGTCCCCCGCCACCCCGCAGTCCGGTGACCCGGTCCTGTTCGGGCAGCTTCCCGGCGTGGCCCTCACCAACGAGGACTCCAACGGCGTCACCACCTGCGCCCTCGACGGCACGTTCGACCTGTCGGTGAAGGGCGAAGGCGCGGGCGGTAACGCCGCGATCACCGCCGGAGCGAAGGTCTACTACGAGGCCGGGCAGACCCCGCCCCTCAACGTGGACGCCACCAACGGCGTCTACTTCGGCATCGCCATGGCCGCCGTGTCATCGGGTGCGACCGCCACCATCCCCGTTCGCGTCGGCTACTGA
- a CDS encoding Mu-like prophage major head subunit gpT family protein, which produces MTTALLDAGTATLGQLDTYHAGTESASTSAIFGGDGTLLSGNRRQRRQESRDYQKRLIGLTRLYRGTIEGDRRATVAFQEAMSRSDFTVLFGDIIDRQLLAAYQTRPVQWPTYAKRGRVRDFRTVKRFTLDGGEATLNQVKELAPYKVRSVTDNAYTYAVAKYGDQIAVSWETMVNDDLDALTDLPTRLGNAARRTEEKFAAQLFSGAGGPDGTFFSNANRNLINATVTGSGTPTNPPLSITGLQYAMQTLGQQKDTDGGPIYVEGVTLVVPPALEVAANNIINATEILAATGGGDGTGRDQLRVTNWMRNRVSVVVNPWLPIVNTTNGNTAWYVFANPNVGRPAMELGFLIGHETPELWVKSPNAMRVGGGPVAPEEGDFEHDAIQYRVRMVLGGTLMDPKSAVASLGTGA; this is translated from the coding sequence ATGACTACCGCACTGCTCGACGCTGGCACCGCGACGCTGGGCCAGCTCGACACCTACCACGCCGGCACCGAGAGTGCCTCCACGTCCGCCATCTTCGGCGGCGACGGCACCCTGCTGTCCGGCAACCGGCGGCAGCGCCGCCAGGAGTCCCGCGACTACCAGAAGCGGCTGATCGGCCTGACCCGCCTGTACCGGGGCACCATCGAAGGCGACCGGCGGGCCACCGTCGCGTTCCAGGAGGCGATGTCCCGCAGCGACTTCACGGTCCTGTTCGGCGACATCATCGACCGGCAGCTTCTCGCCGCCTACCAGACGCGGCCCGTGCAGTGGCCGACGTACGCGAAGCGCGGCCGGGTCCGGGACTTCCGCACCGTCAAGCGGTTCACCCTCGACGGCGGCGAAGCCACCCTCAACCAGGTGAAGGAGCTGGCCCCGTACAAGGTCCGCTCGGTCACCGACAACGCATACACGTACGCGGTCGCGAAGTACGGTGACCAGATCGCCGTGTCGTGGGAAACCATGGTCAACGACGACCTGGACGCCCTCACCGACCTGCCCACCCGGCTCGGTAACGCGGCCCGGCGCACGGAGGAGAAGTTCGCCGCGCAACTGTTCTCCGGCGCGGGCGGCCCCGACGGCACGTTCTTCTCCAACGCCAACCGGAACCTCATCAACGCGACGGTCACCGGCTCCGGCACCCCCACCAACCCTCCGCTGTCCATCACCGGGTTGCAGTACGCCATGCAGACCCTCGGCCAGCAGAAGGACACCGACGGCGGCCCCATCTACGTCGAAGGTGTGACCCTGGTGGTGCCTCCGGCGCTGGAAGTCGCCGCGAACAACATCATCAACGCGACGGAGATTCTGGCCGCGACCGGCGGCGGCGACGGCACCGGCCGTGACCAGCTTCGCGTCACCAACTGGATGCGTAACCGCGTGTCCGTGGTGGTGAACCCGTGGCTGCCGATCGTCAACACCACCAACGGCAACACCGCCTGGTACGTTTTCGCGAACCCGAACGTGGGTCGCCCCGCCATGGAACTCGGGTTCCTGATCGGGCATGAGACCCCGGAGCTGTGGGTGAAGTCGCCGAACGCGATGCGGGTCGGCGGCGGCCCGGTGGCCCCGGAGGAGGGCGACTTCGAGCACGACGCCATTCAGTACCGGGTGAGGATGGTGCTGGGTGGGACGCTGATGGACCCGAAGTCGGCGGTCGCGAGCCTCGGCACTGGGGCCTGA
- a CDS encoding DUF6093 family protein, protein MPLPNSPLIHPKFEQHHRPVVEGSMTVLVRLSRPREGGVRDKTTGVTTFATDEPIWEGHASLRANLTGGPTVQADRVVAIGAYLLRVPAGAPALRVRDVVDVRGDVSDPSLVGVRLRVVDVPRSGLSWQRVAGCDIEQPINRRES, encoded by the coding sequence ATGCCGTTGCCGAACTCGCCACTCATCCATCCCAAGTTCGAGCAGCATCACCGGCCGGTGGTGGAGGGCTCGATGACGGTGCTGGTGAGGCTGTCGCGTCCGCGTGAGGGGGGCGTGCGCGACAAGACGACCGGGGTTACCACGTTCGCCACCGACGAGCCAATCTGGGAGGGTCACGCGTCGCTGCGAGCCAACCTCACTGGCGGGCCGACGGTGCAGGCGGATCGGGTGGTCGCCATCGGCGCCTACCTGCTGCGTGTGCCCGCCGGTGCTCCGGCACTGCGGGTGCGGGATGTGGTGGATGTGCGCGGCGACGTGTCCGATCCGAGCCTGGTCGGGGTGCGACTGCGGGTGGTGGACGTGCCCCGGTCCGGCCTGTCGTGGCAGCGGGTCGCTGGCTGCGACATCGAACAGCCGATCAACCGCCGGGAGTCGTGA
- a CDS encoding HK97-gp10 family putative phage morphogenesis protein, which yields MVDIRVEGGGELTVIAAQLRTKRASIGREGSQVVRRSALAGEAAAKAFAPVLTGHLKSSIGHEFSGSAATGVMDGEWGAEARYAKWVEGGTSRMAPQPFVGPSLDAVTPGFLQAVEAISDPLGDG from the coding sequence ATGGTCGACATCAGGGTTGAAGGCGGCGGCGAACTGACGGTCATCGCAGCGCAGCTACGAACGAAACGCGCCAGCATCGGTCGCGAAGGGTCGCAGGTGGTGCGCCGGTCGGCACTGGCCGGTGAGGCTGCCGCGAAGGCTTTCGCACCGGTTCTGACTGGCCATCTCAAGTCGAGTATCGGCCACGAGTTCAGCGGCTCTGCCGCCACCGGGGTCATGGATGGCGAGTGGGGTGCTGAGGCCCGGTACGCGAAGTGGGTCGAGGGCGGGACCTCAAGAATGGCCCCTCAGCCTTTCGTTGGCCCGTCCCTCGACGCAGTAACGCCCGGATTTCTCCAAGCAGTCGAGGCTATTTCTGATCCACTTGGCGATGGCTAG
- a CDS encoding phage tail domain-containing protein, translating to MPLYTGATTTTPPVITPPTPPPVVIPPEVIDPGEYLPIWIDPDGVEWELNAPGRDFFTMNAVSGYGITPVNLITRPDPRGGVTVIGVRSQQRTLVWPVRVRGRTHMEFQTRWRQVAAAFALTRRKGPGLFRLRRPDGTSREVLAYYQSGWDGEPGQGHTYDTPTLTLLCPDGFWRDSQPITLERTTGEVGDFFDPYPNISSGDVIGATQMFNPGEVEAWPTWRLDGPATQLVAVNHTTTRTFTVNTSLSTGEYLTITTRPGRVTNHLGATVNGALVRPGSTLWRLEPGVNDVEFTVSGSTTNTKISMSFYPRYETA from the coding sequence ATGCCGTTGTACACCGGCGCAACCACCACCACCCCACCTGTCATCACCCCACCAACCCCACCACCGGTCGTTATCCCACCCGAGGTGATCGATCCGGGCGAGTATCTGCCGATCTGGATAGATCCCGACGGGGTGGAGTGGGAACTGAACGCTCCCGGCCGTGACTTCTTCACCATGAACGCCGTCAGCGGCTACGGCATCACGCCCGTCAACCTGATCACCCGGCCGGATCCTCGCGGCGGCGTCACCGTCATCGGTGTCCGCTCGCAGCAGCGAACCCTGGTCTGGCCGGTGCGGGTGCGGGGCCGCACCCACATGGAGTTCCAGACCAGGTGGAGGCAGGTCGCGGCGGCGTTCGCGCTCACCAGACGGAAAGGGCCGGGACTGTTTCGGCTGCGCCGGCCGGACGGCACCTCCCGCGAAGTCCTCGCCTACTACCAGTCAGGGTGGGACGGCGAACCGGGCCAAGGGCACACCTACGACACACCGACGTTGACGCTGCTGTGCCCGGACGGATTTTGGCGCGACAGCCAGCCGATCACCCTGGAACGCACCACCGGCGAGGTCGGCGACTTCTTCGACCCATACCCGAACATCTCGTCCGGTGACGTCATCGGCGCCACCCAGATGTTCAACCCGGGCGAAGTGGAGGCATGGCCCACGTGGCGCCTCGACGGGCCGGCAACCCAACTGGTGGCGGTCAACCACACGACCACCCGCACCTTCACCGTCAACACATCCCTGTCAACGGGTGAGTATCTGACGATCACCACCCGTCCGGGGCGCGTCACAAACCATCTGGGGGCGACGGTCAACGGGGCTTTGGTGCGGCCCGGGTCGACGTTGTGGCGGTTGGAGCCGGGGGTGAACGACGTGGAGTTCACGGTCTCGGGTTCCACCACCAACACGAAGATCAGCATGTCGTTCTATCCGCGCTACGAGACGGCCTGA
- a CDS encoding siphovirus ReqiPepy6 Gp37-like family protein, translating into MGVHGPAPVEAQYTIWISDHNLAPISQQVDDWSSISLTLRFNEVSSGEFTAPAHPELVAAARTPMARVVVERNGEILLAGPIEYTPLKYDAETHGYDGHGDITVRWADDLALIAGRISYPNPTLAATAQDVAKWTQTGTPEVLMRALVDSNGGPGALSDRRIPCLVLGASAGITGSVTWSTRFQPVTDDLRGIAAIAPTRVGFRTQQVDGDIEFQVFTPTDRTGSIWFSRSMGNLVSLDHEPEAPKTTVGIGGGKDAGVNRLIIERGTPGDWWRLETFVDGAGADNLTELQAMTDEEIANNAEVQRLAVVAADVDGQRFGDYQLGDVVAVEAAPGQPDVPDIVSAVEIEVDPGDGETIRPIIGVNSAQMLNPAAAVQRDILRALSRRGAFVEIPL; encoded by the coding sequence GTGGGCGTCCACGGTCCCGCCCCGGTAGAAGCCCAGTACACCATCTGGATCAGTGACCACAATCTGGCGCCGATCTCACAGCAGGTGGACGACTGGTCGTCGATCTCGTTGACGCTGCGATTCAACGAGGTGTCCAGTGGCGAGTTCACAGCCCCCGCCCATCCCGAGCTGGTGGCGGCGGCCCGAACACCCATGGCGCGGGTCGTGGTGGAACGCAACGGCGAAATCCTGCTGGCAGGGCCGATCGAGTACACGCCCCTCAAATACGACGCCGAAACGCACGGCTACGACGGGCACGGAGACATCACAGTCCGGTGGGCCGACGACCTGGCGTTGATTGCCGGCCGGATCAGCTACCCCAACCCGACGCTGGCGGCCACCGCCCAGGACGTCGCGAAGTGGACGCAGACGGGCACCCCTGAGGTGCTGATGCGTGCCCTGGTCGACAGCAACGGCGGGCCGGGCGCACTGTCCGATCGACGTATCCCCTGTCTGGTGCTGGGCGCCAGCGCGGGCATCACCGGCAGCGTCACATGGTCGACCCGGTTCCAGCCGGTCACCGACGACCTACGCGGCATTGCCGCCATCGCCCCCACCCGGGTCGGGTTCCGCACCCAGCAGGTCGACGGCGACATCGAGTTTCAGGTGTTCACCCCCACCGACCGCACCGGGTCGATCTGGTTCTCCCGCAGCATGGGCAACCTTGTGTCGCTCGACCACGAACCTGAGGCGCCGAAAACAACGGTCGGCATCGGCGGCGGCAAGGACGCCGGAGTGAACCGGCTCATCATCGAACGCGGCACACCGGGTGACTGGTGGCGGCTTGAAACGTTCGTGGATGGGGCGGGCGCCGACAACCTGACCGAGTTGCAGGCGATGACCGATGAGGAAATCGCCAACAACGCGGAGGTGCAGCGGCTCGCAGTTGTTGCCGCCGACGTGGACGGTCAGCGCTTCGGCGACTACCAACTGGGTGACGTGGTGGCGGTGGAGGCCGCGCCAGGTCAGCCGGATGTGCCGGACATTGTGTCGGCTGTCGAAATTGAGGTTGATCCCGGTGACGGGGAAACGATCCGGCCGATCATCGGCGTCAACTCCGCCCAGATGCTGAACCCTGCCGCTGCGGTGCAGCGCGACATTCTGCGCGCCCTGTCGCGGCGTGGCGCTTTCGTCGAAATCCCCTTGTAG
- a CDS encoding alkaline phosphatase D family protein, whose product MVPTILNTFATGQTPGTAVSAASSGNGSAGTPFDAVSVGAGNTLTIAPGGGANVTVGVSAGQPAYVEWTTALVPSGTSATLYASIGLDFASAPATGLAILRGMSGSAQRWRVELTSGRLIQVRNKDNNTVGSPSAALATNTHHRIEVAAAGHDSAGAIEVRIFAGNGTSPVETLGPFTAQVLGGPVASIRYIVGASASPGTATTMHIRYVGASTTAWLGPAVPTPTVGHVWVGAVTHDSTLVSYGTSHIGSARLVVSTSEALSSPVYSSAVSPDSDGFVKLTRGSLAVDTPYYFGIEADGVLLEAGRGSFRTDPTPGSPASFSVAFGSCQQTNSNAETFSKIANRVGPYGKARRMLHEGDLHYRDFGAGTTAADVVAQYKTSLSTANMMQLLSTVPTAYVWDNHDWGGTDSNAAAPAGPVLAAAYRQVVPHYPLATAGAVAIHQSWAIGRVRFIALDTRSQRSDRTLTESSSKTMLGSEQKAWFRAQLQQPEPLKIVMSGIYWRRDAVNGDRWGSYQTEWAEIRDWVAAQGAAIGKVLVVSGDRHALYADDGTGGTGGGTYWPNVGGAAFDQGSSQPYETWTHGYYYGVHQANLRAYGWLDIEDSGASITVAYSGITSADDVVRVSMTVEVPAAAALPARWGIHLR is encoded by the coding sequence ATGGTGCCGACGATTCTGAACACGTTCGCGACCGGCCAGACGCCAGGCACAGCAGTGTCGGCGGCGTCCTCCGGCAACGGCTCGGCGGGCACCCCATTCGATGCGGTGTCGGTCGGTGCGGGCAACACGCTGACGATCGCCCCCGGTGGTGGGGCCAACGTCACCGTCGGCGTGTCAGCAGGTCAGCCCGCATACGTGGAGTGGACGACCGCACTCGTGCCGTCTGGCACATCCGCGACCCTGTACGCGTCGATCGGTTTGGACTTTGCGTCGGCGCCCGCCACCGGGTTGGCGATCCTGCGCGGCATGTCCGGGTCGGCGCAGCGGTGGCGTGTCGAGCTGACGTCGGGGCGGCTGATTCAGGTCCGCAACAAGGACAACAACACGGTCGGCTCGCCGTCGGCGGCGCTCGCTACCAACACTCACCACCGAATCGAGGTGGCGGCGGCCGGGCACGACTCGGCGGGCGCGATCGAGGTCCGCATCTTCGCGGGCAACGGCACCAGCCCGGTCGAAACGTTGGGGCCGTTCACGGCGCAGGTGCTGGGCGGCCCGGTGGCGTCGATCCGCTACATCGTGGGCGCGTCCGCGTCCCCCGGCACGGCGACGACCATGCACATCCGCTATGTGGGTGCGTCGACTACGGCGTGGCTTGGGCCTGCGGTGCCGACGCCGACGGTGGGGCACGTGTGGGTTGGTGCGGTCACGCACGACAGCACGCTGGTGTCGTACGGCACGAGCCATATCGGGTCGGCGCGGCTGGTGGTGTCAACGTCGGAGGCACTGTCGTCACCCGTGTACTCGTCAGCGGTCAGTCCGGACTCGGATGGGTTCGTGAAGTTGACGCGGGGTTCGCTGGCCGTGGACACCCCGTACTACTTCGGTATCGAGGCCGATGGGGTGTTGTTGGAGGCGGGGCGTGGTTCGTTCCGCACCGATCCGACACCGGGCAGCCCGGCTAGCTTCTCGGTCGCGTTCGGCAGTTGCCAGCAGACCAACAGCAACGCCGAGACTTTCAGCAAGATCGCCAACCGGGTGGGGCCGTACGGCAAAGCCCGCCGCATGCTCCACGAAGGCGACCTGCACTACCGCGATTTCGGGGCCGGCACCACCGCCGCCGACGTGGTGGCCCAGTACAAGACGTCACTCAGCACCGCCAACATGATGCAGTTGCTGTCGACGGTCCCTACCGCGTACGTGTGGGACAACCATGACTGGGGCGGCACCGACAGCAACGCGGCTGCCCCCGCCGGCCCGGTGTTGGCCGCCGCATACCGGCAGGTGGTGCCGCACTATCCGCTGGCGACGGCCGGGGCCGTGGCTATCCACCAGTCGTGGGCGATCGGCCGGGTGCGGTTCATCGCGCTCGACACCCGCTCGCAGCGGTCGGACCGCACTCTCACCGAGTCGTCGTCCAAGACGATGCTCGGCAGCGAGCAGAAGGCGTGGTTTCGGGCGCAGCTTCAACAGCCGGAACCGCTCAAAATTGTGATGTCGGGCATCTACTGGCGGCGTGACGCCGTCAACGGCGACCGGTGGGGTAGCTACCAAACCGAGTGGGCGGAAATCCGCGACTGGGTGGCTGCTCAGGGTGCGGCGATCGGCAAAGTACTGGTCGTGTCCGGTGACCGACACGCCCTTTACGCCGATGACGGCACCGGCGGCACTGGTGGTGGCACCTACTGGCCCAACGTCGGCGGCGCCGCATTCGACCAAGGCTCGTCGCAGCCGTACGAGACGTGGACTCACGGCTACTACTACGGCGTCCACCAAGCCAACCTGCGCGCCTACGGGTGGCTGGACATTGAGGATTCGGGGGCGTCCATCACGGTCGCCTACTCCGGCATCACCTCCGCCGACGACGTGGTCCGCGTGTCCATGACCGTTGAGGTTCCTGCCGCCGCAGCCCTTCCTGCCCGCTGGGGCATCCACCTGCGCTGA
- a CDS encoding DUF397 domain-containing protein, translating to MGVQRGWFKSSKSGPNCDNCVEVNADTAGVVGVRDSKDKAGPVLSFAPLDFVAFVDAARRGELVTV from the coding sequence ATGGGAGTGCAGCGCGGGTGGTTCAAGTCCTCGAAGTCGGGGCCGAACTGCGACAACTGCGTGGAAGTCAACGCCGACACGGCCGGGGTGGTGGGGGTGCGGGACTCGAAGGACAAGGCGGGTCCGGTGCTGTCGTTCGCGCCGCTCGACTTCGTGGCGTTCGTGGACGCTGCCCGGAGGGGTGAGCTGGTCACGGTCTGA
- a CDS encoding GNAT family N-acetyltransferase, whose amino-acid sequence MAELLWTLDDADTAAPHTDQIRDLYATVYAEPPYCEGPEHVRQFGRWWRDHLRQPGFALATARDGGQIVGAVYGYTMPSGEWMEPDADEPSAELRDAVKVFIVEWMVLSAYRSRGVGRNLLRMLLDPRREPWAVLAANPAAPARRLYERLGFEQHGQIRPRMIPDMDVLVLRLRQDR is encoded by the coding sequence ATGGCCGAACTCTTGTGGACGCTCGACGACGCCGACACTGCTGCCCCGCACACCGACCAGATCCGTGACCTGTACGCGACCGTGTACGCGGAGCCCCCGTACTGCGAGGGGCCGGAGCACGTCCGCCAGTTCGGGCGCTGGTGGAGGGACCATCTGCGTCAGCCCGGCTTTGCGCTCGCCACCGCCCGCGATGGGGGCCAGATCGTGGGTGCCGTGTACGGGTACACGATGCCGTCTGGTGAGTGGATGGAGCCGGACGCGGACGAGCCGTCGGCCGAGCTGCGTGACGCCGTGAAGGTGTTCATCGTGGAGTGGATGGTGCTGTCCGCCTACCGCAGCCGGGGTGTGGGCCGGAATCTGCTTCGCATGCTGCTGGATCCGCGCCGGGAGCCGTGGGCGGTGCTGGCGGCGAATCCTGCCGCGCCTGCCCGCAGGCTGTATGAGCGGTTGGGGTTCGAGCAGCACGGACAGATCCGGCCGCGCATGATCCCGGACATGGATGTGCTGGTGTTGCGGCTACGCCAGGACAGGTAA
- a CDS encoding NUDIX domain-containing protein — translation MTGFVYEPVDITPPELRVDRIAQTARDGWVHDVTCDPATIRDWMRRQGEAIVPFDVYGGRPVNPVQRTGRVGRDLGRWGENPAADPIVVADSPAGRVVLLIRRGDCGLWAIPGGMVDPGETAPQALVRELREETGVDLSGLPSEVVWSGYVYDPRNSDEAWICSTAALYRLPAEVTAVAGSDALDARWWPFPSVDGVDVAVRAAGDGLYTAHVPLLRAAASRL, via the coding sequence GTGACCGGTTTCGTGTACGAGCCTGTCGACATCACCCCGCCCGAGTTGCGCGTCGACCGCATCGCTCAGACTGCCCGCGACGGGTGGGTGCACGATGTGACCTGCGACCCGGCGACCATCCGCGACTGGATGCGCCGCCAAGGTGAGGCGATCGTGCCGTTCGACGTGTACGGCGGGCGTCCCGTCAACCCGGTGCAGCGGACCGGACGTGTCGGCCGCGACCTCGGCAGGTGGGGTGAGAATCCGGCAGCCGACCCCATCGTGGTCGCCGACAGCCCCGCCGGCCGTGTGGTGTTGCTGATTCGGCGCGGCGACTGTGGGCTGTGGGCGATCCCCGGCGGCATGGTCGACCCCGGCGAGACGGCACCGCAAGCCCTGGTGCGGGAGCTGCGGGAGGAAACCGGCGTCGACCTGTCCGGGTTGCCGTCGGAGGTGGTGTGGTCGGGGTACGTGTACGACCCGCGCAACAGCGATGAGGCGTGGATTTGCTCGACGGCCGCCCTGTACCGGCTGCCCGCCGAGGTGACGGCGGTGGCGGGCTCGGATGCGCTCGACGCCCGCTGGTGGCCGTTCCCAAGCGTGGATGGCGTGGACGTGGCGGTGCGTGCCGCCGGTGACGGCTTGTACACCGCGCATGTGCCGCTGCTGCGGGCGGCTGCATCTCGGCTGTAG